The Halobaculum sp. MBLA0143 genome includes a region encoding these proteins:
- a CDS encoding glycoside hydrolase family 97 catalytic domain-containing protein, with product MNRRQLLLLFGGAAGAGVVGTSAFSNVAASRDVSVSVADDASAFVGLTPSGGPNGEFATATGAGQLELGFGETDAGGRGLGARSVYTFDNVFEIRNRGTQTIYVWGSFDFDDSPFDRGDVYFYPESDDDERLRDDEESALALDVGERESIGVYVDTDAVETDQTLSVTIHADTDEPESSNAVDREEIETQTVSSPDGSVDVTVDVSSGVPEYSVDYEGTTYLERSPIGFDFDGQPAFGTAVSGTGPTVVATGSERGTATETWTPEWGSFESVSETYGYLSLSVEESTEPGRSAVLELRVFDDGFGFRTVLRDGFGTFTLNSENTEFNFAGDYTSWWIENEWVNPRFEQEYTESPLTEIPAGGGTTRPNGNSVRRGVHTPLTVETDDDTYLSVHESNLDDYATLSLAPQSNDGTRKLAAELAPLPDGSSVKAASPHVTPWRTVQFGDTPGDLVESQLVPLLADPLDESAFPTDADSVDTSWLENGRKYIGIWWTMIAGSANWEYQSDDALERAGRDPARYTHGARTERMKRYVAFASEHGFDSVLAEGWNQGWSDYGANADGTALEMGVDDSYPDFDVNAVTEFGANRSNPVEMTMHNETSGNLGNYEDEIENRDLFAEYETAGIRSIKNGYVNDPGLYGNSDDRDELTHTHHSQRAVNHHREVMQAAAANQQMLEIHEGIRPTGEIRTYPNVAAREVVKAQEYDGFGELGSSVGRDHHVTLPFTRMLAGPTSFQPGIFDITFNEPDEAGQIQTTRAKQLAMYPTYLAGLQMAADRIEAYVDNTFELGEFVQAQSGDLDGMITADQWRNAYGAHYVPFDPNREPDGATVTFTVENVPSTGTYDLHLRYASDEEENRSVVTDNGNPELSVVVDGSRQQLAPSFTDYWDDWQIHTASIDLEAGTNTVALELGAEDVGGLNLDTVGVTETGEPAPFPAAYTDFGDEHIERENYETVPEFEFIENVPTSWDETTVVDAAIGEYVVVARRSGDEWYLGAMTDGSARNLTVPLEEFLTTREDGWSVTEYADANGTGVDDNPTAVDISSYRLSADDSLAISMGASGGTAARIRPADSSDLPDRIADLLDPRGDDDGPGQYEYPEADAFYEDAFDLRRFVIEDLGESYEFTFGVGQLRRVFGAPDFAPQFFTVWLHDPSRSDGKTTEIEGEDGLEVNVEFDDEWHYRIAANGFGRPDSAEVVDAEGSSLGTPELNADLEANTVTLVVDKGSLGDLDLSEAGARVLPVVGSENFGEYRGVEAGDPTGFTFGGAKSGAQENAPRVIDLITPEGEGQAGALAYDGDSKASLPFVSLQQS from the coding sequence ATGAATCGGAGACAGTTGCTGCTGTTGTTCGGTGGCGCCGCCGGCGCTGGTGTCGTCGGGACGAGTGCGTTCAGCAACGTCGCGGCGAGCCGGGACGTCAGTGTCAGTGTCGCCGACGATGCCAGTGCGTTCGTCGGGCTGACCCCATCCGGTGGGCCGAACGGGGAGTTCGCCACCGCGACGGGCGCCGGCCAGCTCGAACTTGGATTCGGCGAGACGGACGCGGGTGGGCGAGGGCTCGGAGCGCGCTCCGTCTACACGTTCGACAACGTGTTCGAGATTCGGAACCGAGGGACACAGACGATCTACGTCTGGGGGTCGTTCGACTTCGACGACTCACCGTTCGATCGGGGGGACGTGTACTTCTACCCGGAGAGTGACGACGACGAGAGACTACGCGACGACGAGGAGTCGGCTCTCGCGCTGGATGTTGGTGAGCGGGAGTCGATCGGTGTATACGTCGACACCGACGCAGTCGAGACCGACCAGACACTCTCGGTCACGATCCACGCGGACACTGACGAACCGGAGTCGTCGAACGCGGTCGACCGAGAGGAGATCGAGACACAGACCGTCTCGTCACCAGACGGTTCTGTCGACGTGACGGTCGACGTCTCGTCGGGCGTGCCGGAGTACAGTGTCGACTACGAGGGGACGACGTACCTCGAACGGTCCCCGATCGGGTTCGACTTCGACGGGCAGCCGGCGTTCGGAACGGCAGTCAGTGGGACCGGTCCGACGGTCGTCGCCACCGGCAGCGAGCGCGGGACAGCGACCGAGACGTGGACGCCGGAGTGGGGCAGCTTCGAATCCGTCTCGGAGACGTACGGCTATCTCAGTCTGAGCGTCGAAGAGTCGACAGAGCCCGGGAGGTCGGCGGTGCTCGAACTCCGGGTGTTCGACGACGGGTTCGGCTTCCGGACGGTGCTCCGGGACGGGTTCGGGACGTTCACCCTCAACTCCGAGAACACGGAGTTCAACTTCGCGGGTGACTACACGAGTTGGTGGATCGAGAACGAGTGGGTGAACCCACGGTTCGAACAGGAGTACACGGAGTCACCGCTCACCGAGATTCCGGCCGGCGGTGGGACGACTCGCCCGAACGGCAACTCCGTTCGGCGGGGGGTACACACACCACTGACCGTGGAGACAGACGACGACACGTACCTCAGTGTCCACGAGTCGAACCTCGACGACTACGCCACGCTGTCGTTGGCTCCGCAGTCGAACGACGGGACTCGGAAGCTCGCAGCCGAACTCGCACCACTACCGGACGGGTCCTCGGTGAAGGCAGCGAGCCCGCACGTAACACCCTGGCGGACCGTGCAGTTCGGGGACACACCAGGGGACCTCGTGGAGTCACAGCTCGTTCCCCTGCTCGCCGACCCACTCGACGAGTCGGCGTTCCCGACGGACGCCGACAGTGTCGACACGTCGTGGCTGGAGAACGGTCGGAAGTACATCGGGATCTGGTGGACGATGATCGCCGGCAGCGCCAACTGGGAGTACCAGTCCGACGACGCTCTCGAGCGCGCGGGGCGAGACCCGGCACGGTACACCCACGGTGCCCGCACCGAGCGGATGAAACGGTACGTGGCTTTCGCCAGTGAACACGGGTTCGACAGTGTTCTCGCAGAGGGGTGGAACCAGGGGTGGAGCGACTACGGCGCCAACGCCGACGGGACGGCTCTCGAGATGGGGGTCGACGACTCGTATCCGGACTTCGACGTGAACGCCGTCACCGAGTTCGGAGCGAATCGCTCGAACCCAGTCGAGATGACGATGCACAACGAGACGTCCGGGAACCTCGGCAACTACGAGGACGAGATCGAGAACCGGGACCTCTTCGCGGAGTACGAGACCGCCGGAATCCGGTCGATCAAGAACGGCTACGTCAACGACCCCGGGTTGTACGGGAACTCGGACGATCGGGACGAACTGACCCACACACACCACTCGCAGCGTGCAGTGAACCACCACCGAGAGGTCATGCAGGCCGCCGCCGCGAACCAACAGATGTTGGAGATCCACGAGGGGATCAGACCGACCGGTGAGATTCGGACGTACCCGAACGTCGCCGCTCGAGAGGTCGTGAAGGCACAGGAGTACGACGGCTTCGGTGAGTTGGGGTCGAGCGTCGGACGAGACCACCACGTCACCCTCCCGTTCACCCGGATGCTCGCCGGGCCGACGAGCTTCCAGCCGGGGATCTTCGACATCACGTTCAACGAGCCCGACGAGGCGGGGCAGATCCAGACGACACGGGCCAAACAGTTGGCGATGTACCCGACCTACCTCGCCGGGCTCCAGATGGCCGCCGACCGGATCGAAGCGTACGTCGACAACACGTTCGAGCTCGGCGAGTTCGTCCAAGCGCAGTCTGGCGATCTCGACGGGATGATCACCGCCGATCAGTGGCGTAACGCCTACGGCGCACACTACGTCCCGTTCGACCCCAACCGCGAACCAGACGGAGCGACAGTGACGTTCACGGTGGAGAACGTTCCGAGCACCGGGACGTACGACCTCCACCTTCGATACGCGAGTGACGAAGAGGAGAATCGGAGTGTCGTCACCGACAACGGGAATCCGGAACTCTCGGTCGTCGTCGACGGCTCCAGGCAACAGCTCGCGCCGTCGTTCACGGACTACTGGGACGACTGGCAGATCCACACCGCGTCGATCGACCTCGAGGCTGGCACCAACACGGTCGCACTCGAACTCGGGGCGGAGGACGTCGGCGGGTTGAATCTCGACACCGTCGGTGTCACCGAGACGGGGGAACCGGCTCCGTTCCCCGCGGCGTACACCGACTTCGGGGACGAACACATCGAGAGGGAGAACTACGAGACGGTCCCGGAGTTCGAGTTCATCGAGAACGTCCCGACGAGTTGGGACGAGACGACCGTCGTGGACGCCGCCATCGGGGAGTACGTCGTCGTCGCCAGACGCAGCGGCGACGAGTGGTATCTCGGTGCGATGACAGACGGGAGTGCTCGTAATCTGACAGTGCCGTTGGAGGAGTTCCTGACGACTCGGGAAGACGGATGGTCGGTGACGGAGTACGCCGACGCCAACGGAACAGGCGTGGACGACAATCCGACAGCGGTCGACATCAGCAGCTACCGACTCTCCGCAGACGACTCTCTGGCCATCTCGATGGGTGCCAGTGGTGGCACCGCAGCGCGGATTCGGCCTGCCGACTCGTCTGACCTCCCCGACCGTATTGCCGACCTCCTCGATCCGAGAGGGGACGACGACGGTCCCGGTCAGTACGAGTACCCGGAAGCCGACGCGTTCTACGAGGACGCGTTCGACCTGCGCCGGTTCGTGATCGAGGATCTCGGTGAGAGCTACGAGTTCACGTTCGGGGTCGGACAGCTACGGAGGGTGTTCGGCGCCCCCGACTTCGCGCCACAGTTCTTCACCGTGTGGCTCCACGACCCGTCGCGCTCGGACGGAAAGACGACGGAGATCGAGGGCGAAGACGGGCTGGAGGTGAACGTGGAGTTCGACGACGAGTGGCACTACCGAATCGCTGCCAACGGGTTCGGCCGGCCGGACTCGGCCGAGGTCGTCGACGCCGAAGGTAGTTCTCTCGGTACTCCCGAGCTGAACGCCGATCTCGAGGCCAACACGGTCACACTCGTCGTCGACAAGGGGAGTCTGGGAGACCTCGATCTGAGCGAGGCCGGGGCAAGAGTCCTCCCGGTGGTCGGCTCCGAGAACTTCGGGGAGTACCGGGGTGTCGAGGCCGGCGACCCGACTGGGTTCACGTTCGGCGGGGCGAAATCGGGTGCGCAGGAGAACGCACCGCGTGTCATCGACCTGATCACGCCCGAGGGGGAAGGTCAGGCGGGTGCGCTCGCGTACGACGGCGACTCGAAGGCATCGTTACCGTTCGTCAGCCTGCAACAATCGTAG
- a CDS encoding DUF1028 domain-containing protein, producing MTFSICARVPSSAHDVGDGAAYAVAVTTDAPAVGAFCPFVSSRGVVATQAFVNVRLGRRGIALLDDLAVEDALSGLLARDDHAENRQLHGVDDDGVFGFTGANTDPYSDHRLYEDAGVTVAGNILTGEATLTAAGETFLESEGRIGERLLDALAAGVEAGGDERGHTSAALLIWAPQTTPYHDLRVDEHETPVAELRRVRAAAVEASDGFSEASKHRIFD from the coding sequence GTGACCTTCTCCATCTGTGCCCGTGTCCCCTCGTCGGCACACGACGTCGGTGACGGGGCGGCGTACGCCGTGGCGGTGACGACGGACGCCCCGGCCGTCGGTGCGTTCTGTCCGTTCGTGAGCAGCCGAGGCGTCGTCGCGACGCAGGCGTTCGTCAACGTGAGACTCGGTCGACGAGGGATCGCACTCCTCGACGACCTCGCGGTCGAGGACGCCCTCTCGGGACTGCTCGCGCGGGACGACCACGCCGAGAACAGACAGCTCCACGGCGTCGACGACGACGGCGTGTTCGGGTTCACCGGAGCGAACACGGACCCGTACTCGGACCACCGCCTGTACGAAGACGCCGGTGTGACGGTCGCCGGCAACATCCTCACCGGGGAGGCGACACTGACCGCGGCCGGCGAGACGTTTCTGGAGTCGGAGGGACGGATCGGCGAGCGACTGTTGGACGCGCTCGCGGCCGGTGTCGAAGCCGGTGGCGACGAACGTGGCCACACGTCCGCGGCGCTCCTGATCTGGGCGCCACAGACGACACCGTACCACGACCTCCGCGTCGACGAGCACGAGACACCGGTCGCGGAACTCCGACGAGTCAGGGCGGCCGCCGTCGAGGCCAGCGACGGGTTCAGCGAGGCGTCGAAACACCGGATCTTCGACTGA
- a CDS encoding ABC transporter ATP-binding protein — MSSDTPERDRRPTGDDAGRETVSETADSSDASGDPVLAAESLRKHFDQSDGIVDRLLGAGGTVRAVDGVDLTVWEGETLAVVGESGCGKSTLGKTLLNLETPTDGTIRYRGEDVTGLDDRSMRPYRRKLQMVFQDPLASLNPRQTVGEIVTAPMAVHDIGDSAADRRRRAEELLDRVGLEPEHTSRYPGQFSGGQQQRVGIARALSVDPELIVADEPVSALDVSVQAQILNLLQELQADLGLSILFVTHDLSVVRQVADRVAVMYLGEIVETAPVEELFSTPRHPYTKSLLSAVPRIDPSARTDRVVLRGTVPSPIDPPDGCRFHTRCPEVIPGDDWPGDQASFRRAFTFRVRIEEGELEPDAVRERLAADGDAADDSAVGDRLAETAVPGSLDDLPRAARSTIRDAAVAVAAGDRRKALELARGLCPSPCVDDAPTTVDYGEDETAACHRVDPSRPADPSD; from the coding sequence GTGAGCTCCGACACGCCCGAACGCGACCGGCGGCCGACGGGAGACGACGCGGGCCGGGAGACGGTGTCCGAGACTGCCGACTCGTCGGACGCCAGCGGCGACCCCGTGCTGGCCGCGGAGAGCCTGCGGAAGCACTTCGACCAGTCGGACGGGATCGTCGACAGGCTCCTCGGGGCCGGCGGGACGGTCCGGGCCGTCGACGGCGTGGACCTGACGGTCTGGGAGGGGGAGACGCTCGCCGTCGTCGGCGAGTCCGGCTGCGGGAAGTCGACGCTCGGCAAGACGCTGTTGAACCTCGAGACGCCGACAGACGGGACGATCCGGTACCGTGGCGAGGACGTCACCGGACTCGACGACAGGTCGATGCGACCGTACCGACGGAAGCTCCAGATGGTGTTCCAGGACCCGCTCGCGTCGCTGAACCCTCGCCAGACCGTCGGCGAGATCGTCACGGCCCCGATGGCCGTCCACGACATCGGCGACTCCGCGGCCGACCGCCGACGGCGGGCGGAGGAACTCCTCGATCGCGTCGGACTCGAGCCGGAACACACGTCGCGGTACCCCGGACAGTTCTCCGGCGGCCAACAACAGCGCGTCGGGATCGCCCGCGCGCTGTCGGTCGACCCGGAGCTGATCGTCGCCGACGAGCCCGTCTCGGCGCTGGACGTCTCCGTCCAGGCGCAGATCCTCAACCTCCTCCAGGAGCTACAGGCGGACCTCGGACTGTCGATCCTGTTCGTCACCCACGACCTGTCGGTCGTCCGCCAGGTCGCCGACCGGGTCGCGGTGATGTACCTCGGCGAGATCGTCGAGACGGCACCCGTCGAGGAGCTGTTCTCGACGCCGCGTCACCCGTACACGAAGTCGCTGTTGTCGGCGGTCCCGCGGATCGACCCGTCTGCCCGGACCGACCGGGTCGTCCTCCGTGGGACCGTGCCGTCGCCCATCGACCCACCTGACGGCTGTCGGTTCCACACGCGGTGTCCGGAGGTGATCCCGGGCGACGACTGGCCGGGCGACCAGGCGTCGTTCCGGCGGGCGTTCACCTTCCGAGTCCGCATCGAGGAGGGAGAGCTGGAGCCCGACGCGGTCCGCGAGCGGCTGGCGGCCGACGGCGACGCGGCCGACGACTCGGCCGTCGGGGACCGGCTCGCGGAGACGGCCGTCCCGGGGAGCCTCGACGACCTGCCGCGGGCGGCGCGCTCGACGATCCGGGACGCCGCGGTGGCCGTCGCAGCCGGCGACCGACGCAAGGCGCTCGAACTGGCCCGCGGCCTCTGTCCCTCGCCGTGTGTCGACGACGCCCCGACGACGGTCGACTACGGTGAAGACGAGACGGCCGCCTGTCACCGCGTCGACCCCAGTCGTCCGGCCGACCCCTCGGACTGA
- a CDS encoding ABC transporter ATP-binding protein, whose amino-acid sequence MGTTDAADDGRTSDTVLDVENLRTEFPTERGTVTAVDGVDLTIEAGEIVGLVGESGSGKSVLAESVAGIVEEPGEVVDGEIRFRGESLSEMSAGRRQQLRGGRLSMVFQDPMSSLNPTLTVGEQIAESVRLHQDVGESVSLPAELKRKLVGAAKNGEAWRRAVEMLEAVEIPEPDARAVDYPHEFSGGMRQRAMIAMALSCEPDLLVADEPTTALDVTTQAQILEELEGLKDVFDTSILLITHDLAVVAETCDRVNVMYAGEIVERAETRELFDNPQHPYTQGLIASTPQIDDPDRELRPIEGNVPDLIDVPYACHFAPRCPEAERDCFEVDPSFRSVGETDDHEAACLRRGESDLP is encoded by the coding sequence GTGGGGACCACGGACGCTGCCGACGACGGACGGACGAGCGACACCGTCCTCGACGTCGAGAACCTCCGGACCGAGTTCCCGACCGAGCGGGGGACCGTGACCGCCGTCGACGGAGTCGACCTCACGATCGAAGCGGGCGAGATCGTCGGACTCGTCGGGGAGTCCGGCTCCGGGAAGTCGGTGCTCGCCGAGAGCGTGGCCGGGATCGTCGAGGAACCGGGAGAGGTAGTCGACGGCGAGATCCGGTTCCGAGGCGAGTCACTGTCGGAGATGTCCGCAGGCCGCCGCCAACAGCTCCGCGGTGGCCGGCTCTCGATGGTGTTCCAGGACCCGATGAGCAGCCTGAACCCGACGCTCACCGTCGGGGAGCAGATCGCCGAGTCCGTCCGACTCCACCAGGATGTCGGCGAGTCGGTCTCGCTGCCGGCAGAGCTGAAGCGCAAGCTGGTCGGCGCCGCGAAGAACGGCGAGGCGTGGCGTCGTGCCGTCGAGATGCTGGAGGCCGTCGAGATCCCCGAGCCCGACGCGCGGGCGGTGGACTACCCACACGAGTTCTCCGGCGGGATGCGACAGCGCGCGATGATCGCCATGGCGCTGTCGTGCGAACCGGACCTGCTCGTCGCCGACGAGCCGACGACCGCGCTCGACGTGACCACGCAGGCGCAGATACTGGAGGAGCTAGAGGGGCTGAAGGACGTCTTCGACACGTCGATCCTGCTGATCACCCACGACCTCGCCGTCGTCGCGGAGACGTGCGACCGGGTGAACGTGATGTACGCCGGCGAGATCGTAGAGCGTGCCGAGACGCGCGAGCTGTTCGACAACCCACAGCACCCGTACACGCAGGGACTCATCGCCAGCACGCCACAGATCGACGACCCGGACCGGGAGCTCCGACCGATCGAAGGGAACGTGCCGGACCTGATCGACGTGCCGTACGCGTGCCACTTCGCGCCGCGGTGTCCGGAGGCGGAGCGCGACTGTTTCGAGGTCGACCCGTCGTTCCGGTCGGTGGGAGAGACGGACGACCACGAGGCGGCGTGTCTGCGCCGGGGGGAGAGTGATCTCCCGTGA
- a CDS encoding ABC transporter permease — translation MTRDDPAADATDDAPRTSEAAGGSETTVGTDGGETGDHPEYARHRGEFGAGEVPPEYETETAVTEHDSVGERIASALLGNKLALAGAVVVTSLVLVSVFAPFVAPYGPEQTFGFMKEPMSESTGDFDDDGQVETATHYLGTDSFGHDMLTRIVYGARVSLLVALATVALAFVVGTTLGMLAGFYGGWVDSVIMRYVDFQWAFPEIILGVGIIAVLGGLGLVNVVLAIGIAFIDDFARIIRGEVLSIREEEYIVAARAVGMSDARIMFREMLPNAVAPLIVQATLMIPLAILAEAGLSFLGLGVKPTTPTWGLLISDGRQFISQAWWISVMPGLAIMLTVLAFNTVGDGLRDAFDISEREVN, via the coding sequence GTGACGAGAGACGACCCGGCTGCAGACGCGACCGACGACGCCCCTCGGACGTCGGAGGCCGCCGGAGGGTCCGAGACGACGGTCGGAACCGACGGGGGTGAGACGGGCGACCACCCGGAGTACGCACGGCACCGCGGGGAGTTCGGCGCCGGCGAGGTCCCGCCGGAGTACGAGACGGAGACGGCAGTCACCGAGCACGACTCGGTCGGCGAGCGGATCGCCTCGGCCCTACTCGGCAACAAGCTCGCGCTCGCGGGGGCGGTCGTGGTCACCTCGCTCGTCCTCGTCTCCGTGTTCGCGCCGTTCGTCGCGCCGTACGGACCCGAGCAGACGTTCGGGTTCATGAAAGAGCCGATGAGCGAGTCGACCGGCGACTTCGACGACGACGGACAGGTGGAGACGGCGACCCACTACTTGGGCACGGACTCGTTCGGACACGACATGCTGACGCGGATCGTCTACGGCGCCCGGGTGTCGTTGCTCGTCGCTCTCGCCACCGTCGCACTCGCGTTCGTCGTCGGGACGACACTCGGGATGCTCGCCGGGTTCTACGGCGGGTGGGTCGACAGCGTCATCATGCGGTACGTCGACTTCCAGTGGGCCTTCCCGGAGATCATCCTCGGCGTCGGGATCATCGCCGTCCTGGGCGGGCTCGGGCTGGTGAACGTCGTTCTCGCCATCGGGATCGCGTTCATCGACGACTTCGCGCGGATCATCCGCGGCGAGGTGCTTTCGATCCGGGAGGAGGAGTACATCGTCGCCGCGCGTGCGGTCGGGATGAGCGACGCCCGGATCATGTTCAGGGAGATGCTCCCGAACGCCGTGGCACCGCTGATCGTCCAGGCGACGCTGATGATCCCGCTGGCCATCCTCGCCGAGGCGGGTCTCTCGTTCCTGGGCCTCGGTGTGAAGCCGACGACCCCGACCTGGGGGCTGCTCATCTCCGACGGTCGGCAGTTCATCTCGCAGGCCTGGTGGATCTCCGTGATGCCCGGGCTGGCGATCATGCTCACCGTCCTCGCGTTCAACACCGTCGGTGACGGACTGCGCGACGCGTTCGACATCTCCGAACGTGAGGTGAACTGA
- a CDS encoding ABC transporter permease encodes MWRYLTKRVGHALFVMWLVATTVFFGLRAVPSGPVRAMLGQEATPEAVEALTTELGLDQPLPVQYADWMTDLLVGDFGTSITSGEQVGTLVAQAFPKTLSIAAFGVALGLLVAIPAGVVGATRRNEPADYAATVAAFLGVSMPAFFVGILLAIVFGVWLGWFPTVGYTPLSDGILPWLESIVLPGVAVGLPYAAGVTRMMRSSLIETLNAQYMRTARAKGVGSSVRLYKHALQNALMPVVTIAGIQLALVLGGTVTVEIVFGVKGVGRLLVNSILERDYPVTQVAILLVSGIFVFMNLIVDITYTAIDPRVGYGGDES; translated from the coding sequence ATGTGGCGGTACCTGACGAAGCGTGTCGGGCACGCCCTCTTCGTGATGTGGCTAGTGGCGACGACGGTCTTCTTCGGGCTGCGTGCCGTCCCGAGTGGCCCCGTCCGCGCGATGCTCGGCCAAGAGGCGACCCCCGAGGCCGTCGAGGCGCTCACGACGGAGCTCGGCCTCGACCAGCCGCTCCCGGTCCAGTACGCCGACTGGATGACTGACCTGTTGGTCGGCGACTTCGGCACGAGCATCACCTCGGGCGAGCAGGTGGGTACCCTCGTCGCGCAGGCGTTCCCGAAGACGCTGTCGATCGCCGCCTTCGGCGTCGCGCTGGGGCTGCTCGTCGCGATCCCGGCGGGCGTCGTCGGCGCGACACGCCGCAACGAGCCGGCCGACTACGCGGCGACGGTCGCCGCGTTCCTGGGGGTCTCGATGCCGGCGTTCTTCGTCGGGATCCTCCTGGCGATCGTCTTCGGCGTCTGGCTCGGGTGGTTCCCGACGGTTGGGTACACCCCGCTGTCCGACGGGATCCTCCCGTGGCTCGAGAGTATCGTGCTGCCCGGCGTCGCCGTCGGGCTCCCGTACGCCGCCGGCGTCACCCGGATGATGCGGTCGTCGCTGATCGAGACGCTGAACGCACAGTACATGCGGACGGCTCGGGCGAAGGGTGTCGGGAGCTCCGTCCGGCTGTACAAGCACGCGCTGCAGAACGCGCTCATGCCGGTCGTCACCATCGCCGGGATCCAGCTCGCGCTGGTGCTGGGCGGGACCGTCACCGTCGAGATCGTCTTCGGTGTGAAGGGGGTCGGTCGGCTGTTGGTCAACTCGATCCTCGAGCGCGACTACCCGGTGACGCAGGTGGCCATCCTGCTCGTCTCCGGGATCTTCGTGTTCATGAACCTGATCGTCGACATCACCTACACCGCGATCGACCCGCGGGTGGGGTACGGAGGTGACGAATCGTGA
- a CDS encoding ABC transporter substrate-binding protein, which produces MSRRTAVGLLGAAGMGGLAGCAGGSGGSGSGETGTSTDDSEAEGESTPSPESKTGGRLQAAWFTGSIEELDPPYISVGQYFQLASNVFNGLTTLDDDLSIVGDLAEDWTVSDDGTQYTFQLRDDVTFHNGAEFSAEDVEYTIRRTIEEEAPAAPKLSTLQPLDEGGVEVLGDYEVRLNLTEPNAVLLVYLTRGPGRAATVVSRDAIEEMGADQYSVTPVGTGPFQVTEHQVGSSITLDAHDDYFETDEEGVQLPYLDGIDVQPISEPASLVNALRAGDVQFTNLVPLQNLDQVDQDGSTSASRAPGINWLGVAMNQNREPFGSKQVRRGIAKSIDSERFVETAFFGNALADVGVISKGTNWAWREDKPQDQAYAPEEGKQLIQDGGADGASFAILANSGNLRQAKAIRQQLTEAGFDVEIDQVTSSTYWDRYADLDYDVTVSGSVVDPDPEQGLWNFYRLPDDGGVWNWVNYQSEEVHEMLAEQRRTTDREQRMQLLHDLEDKLIEDVPHAYLSHEDDVAGIRSEVGGFTHTPGLRNFHSVFLQE; this is translated from the coding sequence GTGAGCAGACGGACCGCCGTCGGGCTCCTGGGAGCCGCCGGGATGGGCGGTCTGGCGGGCTGTGCCGGCGGCAGTGGCGGCAGTGGCTCTGGGGAGACCGGTACGTCGACCGACGACAGTGAAGCCGAGGGAGAGTCCACACCGAGCCCGGAGAGCAAGACCGGCGGTCGGCTCCAAGCGGCGTGGTTCACCGGCTCGATCGAGGAGCTCGACCCGCCGTACATCAGTGTCGGGCAGTACTTCCAGCTGGCGTCGAACGTGTTCAACGGGCTGACGACGCTGGACGACGACCTGAGCATCGTCGGCGACCTCGCGGAAGACTGGACGGTCTCCGACGACGGGACGCAGTACACGTTCCAGCTCCGCGACGACGTCACGTTCCACAACGGGGCCGAGTTCTCGGCCGAGGACGTGGAGTACACGATCCGCCGGACGATCGAGGAGGAAGCGCCGGCAGCCCCGAAGCTGAGCACACTCCAGCCGCTCGACGAGGGGGGTGTCGAGGTGTTGGGCGACTACGAGGTCCGGCTGAACCTGACGGAGCCGAACGCGGTGTTGCTCGTGTACCTCACTCGCGGTCCGGGTCGCGCCGCGACCGTCGTGAGCCGGGACGCCATCGAGGAGATGGGCGCCGACCAGTACTCCGTCACGCCCGTCGGAACCGGTCCGTTCCAGGTGACCGAACACCAGGTCGGGTCGAGTATCACGCTGGACGCCCACGACGACTACTTCGAGACGGACGAGGAAGGCGTGCAGCTCCCGTACCTCGACGGGATCGACGTCCAGCCGATCAGCGAGCCGGCGTCGCTCGTGAACGCGCTGCGGGCCGGCGACGTCCAGTTCACCAACCTGGTGCCGCTCCAGAACCTCGATCAGGTCGATCAGGACGGCTCCACGTCCGCCAGCAGAGCGCCCGGGATCAACTGGCTGGGTGTCGCCATGAACCAGAACCGGGAGCCGTTCGGCTCCAAGCAGGTCAGACGCGGGATCGCCAAGAGCATCGACAGCGAGCGGTTCGTCGAGACCGCGTTCTTCGGCAACGCACTGGCCGATGTCGGCGTGATCTCGAAGGGTACCAATTGGGCCTGGCGGGAAGACAAGCCACAGGACCAGGCGTACGCCCCGGAGGAGGGCAAGCAGCTCATCCAGGACGGGGGCGCCGACGGCGCCAGCTTCGCCATCCTGGCCAACTCCGGGAACCTCCGGCAGGCGAAGGCGATCAGACAACAGCTCACCGAGGCGGGGTTCGACGTGGAGATCGACCAGGTCACGTCCTCGACGTACTGGGACCGGTACGCGGATCTCGACTACGACGTGACCGTCTCCGGGAGCGTCGTCGACCCGGACCCAGAGCAGGGGCTGTGGAACTTCTACCGGCTCCCGGACGATGGGGGCGTGTGGAACTGGGTGAACTACCAGAGCGAGGAGGTCCACGAGATGCTCGCAGAGCAGCGCCGGACGACCGACCGCGAGCAGCGGATGCAGCTCCTCCACGACCTCGAGGACAAGCTCATCGAGGACGTGCCGCACGCGTACCTCTCTCACGAGGACGACGTCGCGGGGATCCGCAGCGAGGTCGGCGGGTTCACCCACACTCCCGGGCTCCGGAACTTCCACAGCGTCTTCCTCCAGGAGTAG